One genomic segment of Ricinus communis isolate WT05 ecotype wild-type chromosome 3, ASM1957865v1, whole genome shotgun sequence includes these proteins:
- the LOC8272372 gene encoding indole-3-pyruvate monooxygenase YUCCA6 — translation MDYCSLREIEGKQAHDPIFIENMNKKKISSLRCICVPGPVIVGAGPSGLAVAACLKERGVPSIVLERSNCIASLWQLKTYDRLRLHLPKQFCELPLMGFPQGFPTYPTKQQFIDYLDKYADKFDVRPRFNETVSHAEYDQVLGFWRVRTAGPKVEETEYVCRWLVVATGENAEALVPEIEGMGEFGGDIRHTSLYRSGEEFRGKKVLVVGCGNSGMEVCLDLCNHSAKPSLVVRDTVHVLPREMLGKSTFGLSMWLLKWLPMRLVDRFLLVVSRLMLGDTSRFGLDRPQLGPLELKNMSGKTPVLDVGTLARIKSGDIKVCPGVKRLKRHTVEFVNGKLESFDAIVLATGYKSNVPSWLKEGGQMFSEKDGLPRRPFPNGWKGESGLYAVGFTKRGILGASMDAKRIAEDIERCWKAEAKHSMAFARSLLPQTSS, via the exons ATGGATTACTGCAGCTTGAGAGAAATAGAAGGGAAACAAGCACATGATCCGATATTCATTGagaatatgaataaaaaaaagatatcatCTTTAAGGTGTATATGTGTTCCTGGTCCGGTAATTGTTGGAGCTGGTCCTTCTGGTTTAGCAGTAGCAGCttgtttaaaagaaagaggtgTCCCTAGTATAGTACTGGAAAGATCCAATTGCATAGCTTCTTTATGGCAGTTAAAGACTTATGATCGTCTCCGTCTCCACTTGCCAAAGCAATTCTGCGAGCTTCCACTTATGGGTTTTCCTCAAGGATTTCCAACTTACCCTACCAAGCAACAATTCATTGATTACTTAGACAAATATGCAGACAAGTTTGATGTCAGACCGCGCTTCAATGAGACTGTTTCACACGCTGAATATGATCAAGTTCTTGGGTTTTGGCGCGTGAGGACTGCTGGTCCTAAAGTTGAGGAAACTGAGTATGTGTGCCGGTGGTTAGTGGTGGCTACCGGAGAGAATGCGGAGGCACTGGTGCCGGAGATTGAAGGAATGGGAGAATTTGGCGGTGATATAAGGCATACAAGTTTGTATAGAAGTGGTGAAGAGTTTAGAGGGAAAAAGGTTTTGGTTGTTGGTTGTGGTAATTCAGGAATGGAAGTTTGTTTAGATCTATGCAATCATAGTGCCAAGCCTTCACTTGTGGTTAGAGATACG GTGCATGTTTTACCAAGAGAGATGCTAGGAAAATCAACTTTTGGGTTGTCCATGTGGTTGCTAAAGTGGCTGCCCATGCGCCTTGTCGATCGGTTCCTGTTAGTAGTGTCAAGGTTGATGCTCGGCGATACTTCAAGATTTGGATTAGACAGGCCGCAATTGGGTCCCCTTGAACTCAAGAACATGTCCGGCAAGACCCCAGTCTTAGATGTTGGGACACTAGCAAGGATCAAAAGTGGAGACATTAAG GTATGTCCAGGAGTTAAGAGGCTGAAACGACATACTGTAGAGTTTGTTAATGGGAAATTGGAGAGTTTTGATGCTATTGTCTTGGCAACAGGTTATAAGAGCAATGTGCCGTCTTGGCTTAAG GAAGGAGGACAGATGTTTTCAGAGAAAGATGGGTTGCCAAGAAGGCCATTTCCAAATGGGTGGAAAGGTGAAAGTGGGCTATATGCAGTGGGGTTCACTAAACGTGGTATTCTTGGTGCTTCAATGGATGCAAAAAGAATAGCTGAAGATATTGAAAGATGTTGGAAAGCTGAAGCTAAGCATTCTATGGCCTTTGCTAGATCACTTTTGCCCCAAACATCATCatga
- the LOC8271219 gene encoding 60S ribosomal protein L37-1, producing the protein MGKGTGSFGKRRNKTHTLCVRCGRRSFHLQKSRCSACAYPASRLRKYNWSVKAIRRKTTGTGRMRYLRHVPRRFKTNFREGTQAPPRNKGAAAATA; encoded by the exons ATG GGGAAAGGTACAGGTAGTTTTGGTAAGAGGAGGAATAAGACGCATACACTTTGCGTGCGATGCGGCCGCCGTAGCTTTCACCTCCAGAAGAGCCGCTGCAGTGCCTGTGCTTATCCTGCTAGTCGCCTCAGGAAAT ATAACTGGAGTGTGAAGGCTATCCGCAGAAAGACCACAGGAACCGGGCGGATGAGGTACCTCCGCCACGTCCCACGCAGGTTCAAGACTAATTTCCGAGAGG GTACTCAAGCACCTCCAAGAAACAAGGGTGCTGCTGCAGCCACCGCATAA
- the LOC8271218 gene encoding GTP-binding protein At2g22870 gives MILSNLSRFHYLSIITHSKTPSPSPSALQTLTLFSRLNLPTIIKRPKSTLSPAEPIPISHLSSQENNTQLPLSLDKLFVPPETEVLFTDDAALSTRILKGSNIVLSKYARDAQIGQAEFVKSSVSTEDCPNDGLPEFALVGRSNVGKSSLLNSLVRRKKLALTSKKPGKTQCINHFRVNDSWYLVDLPGYGYAAAPQELRTDWNKFTKDYFLNRSTLVSVFLLIDASIPAKKIDLEYASWLGQNQIPMTLIFTKCDKRKKKKNGGKRPDENVNDFQELIRSFFKTAPPWIMTSSTTNQGRDEMLLHMAQLRNYWLKH, from the exons ATGATTCTGAGTAATCTTTCAAGATTCCATTACCTATCAATCATAACCCACTCAAAAACACCATCACCATCTCCTTCTGCACTCCAAACTCTCACTCTCTTTTCAAGACTCAATCTTCCCACAATAATTAAAAGACCCAAATCAACTCTTTCCCCTGCGGAACCCATTCCCATCTCTCATCTATCATcccaagaaaataatacccAACTCCCACTTTCGCTTGACAAGCTCTTTGTGCCTCCGGAAACTGAGGTTTTGTTTACTGATGATGCTGCTCTGAGCACTAGAATCTTGAAAGGCTCTAACATTGTGTTGAGTAAGTACGCGAGGGATGCTCAGATTGGGCAAGCTGAGTTTGTGAAGAGTAGTGTCAGCACTGAGGATTGTCCTAATGATGGTTTGCCCGAGTTTGCACTTGTTGGCAGGTCTAATGTTGGCAAATCTTCTCTTCTTAATTCTCTAGTTAGAAGAAAAAAGCTTGCTCTTACCTCTAAGAAACCTG GGAAGACGCAATGCATTAACCATTTTCGGGTCAATGATAGCTGGTACTTGGTGGATTTGCCTGGATATGG GTACGCTGCTGCACCCCAGGAGCTTCGGACAGATTGGAACAAGTTCACTAAAGACTATTTTCTCAACCGTTCCACCTTGGTCTCAGTTTTCCTTCTCATAGATGCTAGTATTCCTGCCAAGAAAATTGATCTCGAGTATGCCAGTTGGCTGGGTCAGAATcag ATACCGATGACTTTGATCTTCACCAAATGTGACAAGcgcaagaagaaaaagaatggagGGAAAAGACCTGATGAGAACGTGAATGATTTTCAAGAGTTGATACGGAGCTTCTTCAAGACGGCACCCCCTTGGATTATGACCAGCAGCACTACTAATCAAGGCCGTGATGAGATGCTACTGCACATGGCTCAGCTGCGGAACTACTGGCTCAAACACTGA